A region of Paenibacillus thiaminolyticus DNA encodes the following proteins:
- a CDS encoding PepSY domain-containing protein, which translates to MKKAWLGAAVIAFFAIVVWQLVRLITFAEPLSAAEAASKVKEMYRGEVVEVSELPHAYRVTMELATGTYEVDIEKDKGNIGGMIRTQGAAPEPEAQPPAIQPDKQKPPAASKPRQQRITEEEAAAIALKTVSGEVDDIDLIQSDGVAYYLVEIDREDGEDGTVQINAITGEVKSVTWDD; encoded by the coding sequence ATGAAAAAAGCATGGCTAGGCGCAGCCGTAATCGCGTTCTTCGCCATTGTGGTCTGGCAGCTTGTTCGCCTGATCACCTTTGCCGAGCCTTTGTCCGCGGCCGAAGCGGCCAGCAAAGTGAAGGAAATGTACAGGGGCGAAGTCGTGGAAGTCAGCGAGCTTCCGCACGCCTACCGGGTTACGATGGAGCTGGCTACGGGAACGTATGAAGTTGATATTGAGAAGGATAAAGGAAACATCGGCGGGATGATCCGAACACAGGGGGCCGCACCAGAGCCGGAAGCGCAGCCGCCAGCGATACAGCCGGATAAACAGAAGCCGCCCGCGGCATCGAAGCCCCGGCAGCAACGGATTACGGAAGAGGAAGCAGCGGCTATTGCGCTCAAGACCGTGAGCGGAGAAGTGGATGACATCGACCTGATCCAGTCGGACGGCGTCGCTTATTACCTGGTCGAAATCGATCGGGAAGACGGCGAGGATGGAACGGTTCAGATCAATGCGATAACCGGAGAAGTCAAGTCGGTAACCTGGGATGACTGA
- a CDS encoding response regulator transcription factor translates to MHSTVLIADDEPDIVSLLKLYLEAEGLSVLEAGDGAAAMDMLRQEPIDLAIVDIMMPELDGYQLIKSVRKDYKLPIIIISAKNRDADKIIGLGLGADDFITKPFSPLEVVARVQAQLRRTYEFNDHPAVLDSPHTRVGAFVLDHHACALYKHGEPIALSANEYKLMKLLMGSPGRIFTKKQIFEKVWSEPYIADDNTIMVQISRLREKIEDLPRNPVYLKTIRGLGYRFAKEEECREQPK, encoded by the coding sequence ATGCATTCCACGGTATTGATTGCCGATGACGAGCCGGACATCGTAAGTCTGCTCAAGCTCTATTTGGAAGCGGAAGGCTTGTCCGTCCTGGAAGCGGGGGATGGCGCGGCGGCTATGGATATGCTGCGCCAAGAGCCTATTGATCTGGCGATCGTTGATATTATGATGCCGGAACTGGACGGGTACCAATTGATCAAGAGTGTCCGGAAGGACTATAAGCTGCCGATCATCATTATTTCCGCCAAAAATCGGGACGCGGATAAAATTATCGGCCTGGGCCTGGGGGCGGATGATTTTATTACGAAGCCGTTCAGTCCCCTGGAGGTGGTCGCGCGCGTTCAGGCTCAACTGCGCCGCACGTATGAATTCAACGATCATCCGGCTGTTCTGGACAGCCCGCACACGCGCGTCGGCGCCTTCGTGCTGGATCACCACGCCTGCGCTCTCTACAAACACGGCGAGCCTATTGCGCTTAGCGCGAACGAATATAAGCTGATGAAGCTGCTGATGGGTTCACCTGGACGCATTTTCACGAAAAAGCAAATTTTCGAGAAGGTATGGTCCGAGCCGTATATCGCCGATGACAACACCATCATGGTGCAAATCAGCCGGTTGCGGGAAAAAATCGAGGACCTGCCGAGAAATCCAGTCTATCTCAAAACGATCCGGGGACTTGGTTACCGGTTTGCGAAAGAGGAAGAGTGCCGTGAGCAACCGAAATAA
- a CDS encoding SurA N-terminal domain-containing protein has translation MRFTGKKIVFCIFLFLFGFMIISCSAKSDFSLIQVNGEIISHEEIQHVLQRYEDKGEFIKVSEEDVVKSAIEEVLVLQQAGKLGITVDEAELDHKMDALKNMNQSLFYDLAIKQYGDIGNYREALKLRMLYQGTRDKIMSDYVKDNPIDVELVKAEMVSEGVIQDKSEYDKEENSDLVSQFTHSYVLKKGKEYFDEWVHSLVENANIEYVYR, from the coding sequence ATGCGATTCACAGGAAAAAAGATCGTTTTTTGTATTTTTCTGTTTCTGTTCGGCTTTATGATCATCAGTTGTTCGGCCAAGTCTGACTTTTCGCTGATTCAGGTGAATGGCGAGATCATTTCCCATGAGGAGATTCAACATGTGTTACAGCGCTATGAAGATAAAGGGGAATTCATCAAGGTCTCCGAAGAAGACGTCGTGAAAAGCGCAATTGAAGAGGTTCTTGTGCTCCAGCAAGCCGGCAAATTGGGAATTACGGTGGATGAAGCCGAGTTAGATCATAAAATGGATGCTTTAAAAAACATGAATCAAAGCTTGTTCTACGATCTGGCCATCAAGCAATACGGGGATATCGGCAACTATAGAGAGGCATTAAAGCTGCGAATGCTGTATCAAGGGACGAGAGACAAAATCATGTCTGATTATGTAAAGGACAATCCTATTGATGTTGAGCTTGTTAAAGCGGAAATGGTATCCGAAGGGGTAATTCAAGATAAAAGCGAGTATGATAAAGAGGAAAATAGCGATTTAGTCAGTCAGTTTACTCACAGCTATGTCCTGAAGAAAGGAAAAGAGTACTTTGATGAATGGGTTCATTCCTTAGTGGAAAATGCGAATATTGAATATGTATATCGATGA
- a CDS encoding DUF4362 domain-containing protein, protein MGKLWGAFMTGIVILNGCSYSPSNHDLPGQTGTASRHDTVGETKQASSEPEAHEDEIFWSHNEIRNLQRLDKFVENVNHKIKDEIKVLASTKEGGVIHMNLAFDGNAIQVTVNGTQEPYDRISVEERFSAHYNGTFIEYWVSRKDDESKKKLILQNHPDLQRRP, encoded by the coding sequence ATGGGGAAATTATGGGGTGCTTTCATGACGGGCATCGTCATTCTCAACGGATGCTCCTATTCGCCATCGAATCATGATCTGCCAGGTCAGACGGGAACCGCTTCACGTCATGACACCGTTGGTGAGACAAAACAAGCGTCGAGCGAACCGGAAGCTCACGAGGATGAGATTTTCTGGAGCCATAACGAAATTCGCAACCTGCAGCGGTTAGATAAGTTCGTGGAGAACGTGAACCACAAAATAAAGGATGAAATCAAGGTTCTAGCGAGCACCAAAGAAGGCGGAGTCATCCACATGAATCTCGCATTCGATGGCAATGCCATTCAAGTCACCGTGAACGGCACGCAAGAACCTTATGATCGGATATCGGTTGAGGAACGGTTCAGTGCACATTATAACGGGACTTTCATTGAATACTGGGTTAGCCGAAAAGACGATGAGAGCAAGAAAAAGCTCATTCTCCAAAATCATCCCGACCTGCAGCGCCGCCCATAG
- a CDS encoding PepSY domain-containing protein: MKRTFIAGIAGLLLLGGAVGGVAAADKANGAVKSSSYGSELLTSKQAEEIALREVNGDIRSVELKKENGRMVFEVEIRTADGRDDNEVTLDAVSGKVLQVEWDDDDDADERHRERRQGQAQDRTAAISKKQAIAIALQDTPGRVIEADSGKHVYEIEIRNGNREVEYKIDKFTGKIVEKDVDDDDDDEWDND, translated from the coding sequence ATGAAGCGTACATTTATTGCTGGTATCGCAGGCTTATTATTGCTTGGAGGGGCCGTAGGGGGAGTCGCGGCTGCAGACAAGGCGAACGGGGCCGTCAAGAGCTCATCGTACGGGAGCGAACTGCTAACATCGAAGCAGGCAGAAGAGATAGCTCTTCGGGAAGTGAACGGCGATATCCGAAGCGTCGAGTTGAAAAAGGAAAACGGCCGCATGGTCTTCGAGGTCGAAATTAGAACGGCAGACGGCCGTGACGACAATGAAGTGACATTGGATGCCGTGTCCGGCAAGGTGCTCCAGGTTGAATGGGACGATGACGATGATGCGGATGAGCGTCACCGTGAGCGCCGCCAGGGCCAAGCGCAGGATCGCACAGCGGCCATTTCGAAGAAGCAAGCGATCGCCATCGCACTTCAGGATACGCCGGGAAGAGTGATTGAGGCCGATTCCGGCAAACACGTCTACGAAATCGAAATTCGCAACGGAAATCGCGAAGTTGAATACAAAATTGACAAGTTTACGGGCAAAATTGTGGAGAAAGATGTAGATGACGACGACGATGATGAGTGGGACAATGATTAA
- a CDS encoding RNA polymerase sigma factor: MEQWYYLLRSPFASLDPATQQWVYRSFYQFVYKDVYFKTHDRSLTEDIIQETFLKASMQGPHLQSDINIPGWVKQVARTTALDWLRKKNKNRQIIKLAHAYMDAKASHEVSVASAVETKVRDELLHQALAELKDDYRTILILFYIQNKSYRQICHELQLTEPVLTQRLARARKKLLHHFLQKWALPDE, from the coding sequence ATGGAACAGTGGTATTATCTGTTGCGAAGCCCATTTGCCAGCCTAGATCCTGCCACGCAACAATGGGTATATCGTTCCTTCTATCAGTTCGTGTACAAGGACGTATATTTCAAGACACATGATCGTTCCCTTACCGAAGATATTATTCAAGAGACTTTCCTTAAGGCATCCATGCAAGGTCCGCACCTGCAATCCGACATCAATATTCCGGGGTGGGTGAAGCAAGTCGCACGGACTACCGCACTGGATTGGCTGCGAAAAAAAAACAAAAACCGCCAAATTATAAAGTTAGCGCATGCGTATATGGATGCCAAGGCTTCACATGAGGTAAGCGTGGCAAGCGCCGTAGAAACCAAAGTAAGAGACGAGCTGCTTCACCAAGCGCTAGCCGAACTCAAAGATGATTACCGCACCATACTGATTCTGTTCTATATCCAAAACAAATCCTATCGGCAAATTTGCCATGAGCTGCAATTAACCGAACCCGTCCTCACCCAACGTTTGGCGAGAGCCCGCAAAAAACTGCTCCACCACTTTTTACAAAAATGGGCTCTTCCCGATGAGTGA
- a CDS encoding M12 family metallo-peptidase has protein sequence MKKKLAILFASLLLLVSASPMYAAGHSGHDHDRAAVNNSLEVKLKIPGQAAPYVGEAIFEYDRPAFRMANITVNVTSPVDQKWRSTYQNYAYEANRVVARAGTALKEQFGINFLSVAQPLWQSSSTTSSGLLNDARNKHGLTYNGNQKADIMIAFSGLKPSDNSNIAGIATLSSPYSTIFDNGYSTNAETTQHEAGHMYGLRHDEEERGSDYDGKNCVMTAVGFGFIDRFCKGHHADWYAARNMY, from the coding sequence ATGAAGAAGAAGCTTGCTATTCTATTTGCGTCGCTCTTGCTCCTTGTGTCAGCCAGTCCGATGTATGCTGCAGGTCATAGCGGTCATGATCACGATAGAGCAGCAGTCAACAATAGCTTAGAAGTTAAGCTGAAGATACCTGGACAGGCTGCGCCTTATGTCGGGGAGGCCATTTTTGAATATGATAGACCGGCTTTCAGAATGGCGAATATTACTGTCAATGTCACCTCTCCTGTCGATCAGAAATGGCGCTCTACGTACCAAAACTATGCATATGAAGCCAATCGGGTGGTTGCTCGTGCCGGCACGGCCTTGAAGGAGCAATTCGGAATCAACTTCTTGTCCGTGGCTCAACCTCTATGGCAATCTTCTTCAACCACCAGTTCCGGATTATTGAACGATGCGCGGAACAAACACGGTTTGACTTACAACGGCAATCAAAAGGCGGATATTATGATTGCGTTCTCGGGCCTCAAACCTAGCGATAATTCCAATATTGCGGGGATCGCAACGCTTAGCAGTCCTTACTCCACTATTTTTGACAACGGGTATAGTACCAATGCGGAGACGACACAGCATGAAGCTGGGCATATGTATGGTCTGCGCCACGATGAAGAAGAGAGAGGCTCGGATTATGACGGAAAAAATTGCGTGATGACGGCCGTTGGCTTTGGGTTTATCGATCGGTTCTGCAAAGGGCATCATGCCGATTGGTATGCTGCTAGGAACATGTATTAA
- a CDS encoding sensor histidine kinase, which produces MKLRNKINLYTSVLFIALILIVNAAIYYIFSSMILDREADRVAAEAQQALAGINQAGTSIPPDELLRAYAPLHGILQIVNADGSRGAAVAPPELKELRDLPVAYYRQEERNIVTYEGIPHVFVTIPIVWHGGEVANLQVTESLKPTADMLSMLRVVLILVSGLAILPVLISAKLLSNFITRPISSMIATMRDIQRSGQFKRIPLPKKSKDELYQMGDTFNHMMDLLEVNYEKQGQFISNASHELKTPLTIIESYASLLKRRGREQPELFDESVEAIHSEAIRMKDLTQQLLLLAKHDEMWKVAMEPVDLGQMVEDWVRAFQKAYHRDITLQQDADVIIDTDVQKCKQLFYIVMDNARKYSEEAIGVRIKKEGPTAVVEVSDRGIGIPADSLDKVFDRFYRVDKARTRAKGGFGLGLALAKEIAGVLEADIRMESIEGHGTMVRITFKKTRSRNLLDA; this is translated from the coding sequence ATGAAGCTTCGAAATAAAATCAATCTGTACACATCAGTCTTGTTCATCGCGCTCATCCTGATAGTCAACGCGGCCATTTATTATATTTTCAGCAGCATGATCCTGGACCGCGAAGCGGACAGAGTGGCCGCCGAAGCGCAGCAGGCGCTGGCGGGGATCAATCAGGCCGGCACGTCGATACCACCCGATGAGCTGCTGCGGGCCTATGCGCCGCTCCATGGCATTCTCCAGATCGTCAATGCGGACGGAAGCCGGGGCGCGGCGGTTGCGCCGCCGGAGCTGAAGGAGCTTCGCGATCTCCCCGTTGCTTATTATCGGCAGGAAGAGCGTAACATTGTCACCTACGAGGGCATCCCGCATGTCTTCGTGACGATTCCGATCGTATGGCATGGCGGCGAGGTAGCCAATCTGCAAGTAACGGAAAGCCTGAAGCCTACCGCCGACATGCTCAGTATGTTGCGGGTTGTCCTGATTCTGGTGTCGGGACTCGCCATCCTCCCAGTCCTGATCTCGGCCAAGCTGCTGAGCAACTTCATCACCCGGCCGATCTCATCGATGATTGCGACGATGCGCGATATCCAGCGAAGCGGGCAATTCAAGCGGATTCCGCTGCCGAAGAAGTCCAAGGATGAGCTCTACCAGATGGGCGACACGTTCAATCATATGATGGATCTGCTCGAAGTCAACTACGAGAAGCAGGGCCAATTCATTTCCAATGCATCCCATGAGCTGAAGACGCCGCTTACGATTATCGAATCCTATGCATCCCTGTTGAAAAGAAGAGGGAGGGAGCAGCCCGAGCTCTTCGACGAGTCGGTCGAGGCGATACATTCGGAAGCGATTCGGATGAAAGATCTGACCCAGCAGTTACTGCTGCTGGCGAAGCATGATGAGATGTGGAAGGTCGCGATGGAGCCTGTGGATCTGGGGCAAATGGTTGAAGACTGGGTCCGCGCCTTTCAGAAGGCGTACCACCGTGACATTACGCTCCAGCAAGATGCAGATGTGATCATCGACACGGATGTTCAAAAGTGCAAACAATTGTTTTATATCGTGATGGATAATGCGCGCAAATATAGCGAGGAAGCGATTGGGGTCCGCATCAAAAAAGAAGGCCCAACGGCGGTGGTGGAGGTTAGCGACAGGGGTATCGGCATCCCGGCGGATTCATTGGACAAAGTTTTCGACCGGTTCTACCGGGTCGATAAGGCCAGGACAAGAGCGAAGGGCGGCTTCGGCCTGGGCCTGGCGCTTGCCAAGGAGATTGCCGGGGTGCTGGAAGCTGATATTCGCATGGAGAGTATTGAAGGCCATGGCACTATGGTTCGAATCACCTTTAAAAAGACTCGTTCACGCAATCTTCTCGATGCTTAA
- a CDS encoding S-layer homology domain-containing protein → MKWLGKTMLAALAALTSWVWMSSGNAYAASHDVQAALANRTKQEISSRWLQYKPMGVYNEYMKQKDIYEVMPKASVPYAPGKLKPEYIADGVNATNVARYLAGLPDDIQPDWELQPQQQAAALVNAANNMLSHYPVQPPGMEETLYKLGEKGTRASNISAGRSTFYESVIEGYMSDSGTSNIDRVGHRRWILNPAMSKTMFGIAYTSEGYPYSAMYALDKGRTQQVKYEYISWPASGYFPEEIFAPNDPWSISLNVEQYDNSRTNEIEVTLIRERDGKRWVFDQRDTDKEGKYFHVDTNYYGIPYNITFRPDGIERFQDDDRFHVKINGIYDKSGQAAVIEYDTIFFDMVPEVSLRATSLLLQPGEKAKLNYRRSSGDPKMANVQFAVDDPKIASIDEEGYITGKNPGTTQLAIRNYFQEGSWIEVEVRESAKGDAVSSWALPGYQQAKSNGIIPLNLDHAYQLPITRSDFAKLTVKLCENVLGTPLAQGTAPFQDTKNADIAKAYTNGLMNGTSKTKFTPSGSITRQQAATLLMNAHALLSERTGQSASALEAAKPAFADDALIASWAKENVYKAVSLALMSGADGQKFNPDGVLTYEQTFVLLNNLFEKFADAEA, encoded by the coding sequence ATGAAATGGCTTGGGAAAACGATGCTGGCCGCGTTGGCTGCATTGACATCGTGGGTATGGATGAGCAGCGGCAACGCGTATGCCGCCTCGCATGATGTGCAGGCAGCGCTGGCCAATCGCACGAAGCAGGAGATAAGCAGCAGATGGCTGCAGTATAAACCAATGGGTGTCTATAATGAGTATATGAAGCAGAAGGACATCTACGAGGTGATGCCGAAGGCAAGCGTTCCTTATGCTCCGGGCAAGCTGAAGCCGGAATATATCGCGGACGGCGTGAACGCGACGAATGTCGCCCGGTATCTGGCCGGGCTGCCTGACGATATCCAGCCGGATTGGGAACTGCAGCCGCAGCAACAGGCCGCTGCGCTGGTCAATGCGGCGAATAACATGCTGTCGCATTATCCGGTTCAGCCTCCGGGCATGGAGGAGACGCTGTACAAGCTTGGCGAAAAAGGAACCCGCGCAAGCAATATATCGGCGGGGCGCTCTACCTTCTATGAAAGCGTGATCGAAGGATATATGTCGGATAGCGGCACGAGCAATATTGATCGGGTGGGGCACCGCCGCTGGATCCTGAATCCCGCCATGAGTAAAACGATGTTCGGCATCGCCTACACTTCAGAAGGATATCCCTATTCGGCGATGTATGCGTTGGATAAAGGCCGCACGCAACAGGTGAAATATGAATACATCAGTTGGCCCGCATCGGGGTATTTTCCCGAGGAAATATTCGCGCCGAACGATCCGTGGTCGATCTCCCTTAACGTGGAGCAATATGATAACTCGCGCACGAACGAGATTGAAGTCACGCTGATTCGAGAGCGGGACGGCAAGCGCTGGGTTTTTGATCAACGGGATACGGATAAGGAAGGAAAATATTTTCACGTGGATACCAATTATTACGGTATTCCCTACAATATCACGTTCAGACCGGACGGAATTGAACGGTTCCAGGACGATGATCGGTTTCATGTGAAAATTAACGGGATCTATGACAAGTCGGGGCAGGCCGCCGTCATTGAATACGATACGATCTTTTTCGATATGGTGCCGGAAGTGTCGCTGCGAGCCACCTCGCTTCTTCTCCAGCCAGGGGAGAAAGCCAAACTGAATTATCGCCGTTCATCGGGTGACCCGAAGATGGCGAATGTTCAATTTGCAGTTGACGATCCGAAGATAGCGTCGATCGATGAGGAAGGATACATTACAGGCAAGAACCCGGGAACAACGCAGCTTGCCATCCGCAATTACTTCCAGGAAGGCAGTTGGATCGAGGTGGAGGTCCGGGAGTCCGCCAAGGGCGATGCCGTCAGTTCATGGGCCTTGCCTGGCTATCAACAAGCGAAGAGCAACGGCATCATTCCGCTGAACCTTGATCATGCTTACCAGTTGCCTATTACAAGGAGCGATTTTGCCAAGTTAACGGTGAAGCTCTGCGAAAATGTGTTGGGCACGCCGCTTGCTCAAGGGACAGCGCCCTTCCAGGATACGAAGAACGCAGACATCGCCAAGGCGTACACCAATGGGCTCATGAACGGGACCTCTAAGACGAAGTTCACGCCATCCGGCAGCATTACGCGCCAGCAGGCCGCAACGCTGCTTATGAATGCACATGCGCTGTTGTCGGAGCGGACGGGACAGAGCGCCTCCGCCCTGGAGGCCGCGAAGCCAGCGTTTGCCGATGATGCCCTAATCGCGTCCTGGGCGAAGGAGAATGTGTACAAAGCGGTCAGCTTAGCGCTGATGTCGGGAGCGGACGGACAGAAATTCAATCCGGACGGCGTGCTTACCTACGAACAGACCTTTGTTCTGCTGAACAATCTATTCGAGAAGTTTGCAGATGCGGAGGCATGA
- a CDS encoding ferritin, producing MLSDKLLAKLNDQMNYEFYSSQVYLAMAAYCSSESFDGFANFFIVQSEEEKFHGMKIYHFINALGKRAIVSGMDHPQNEYGSLLDAFEHSYEHEQTVTKRIYELSDIAWDEREHATINFLKWFIDEQVEEEATFDSIIQKLRRIDNDSNAFYMLDAELAKRTFTPPAGEA from the coding sequence ATGTTAAGCGACAAGCTGCTTGCGAAGTTGAACGATCAGATGAATTATGAATTTTATTCTTCCCAGGTGTACCTGGCGATGGCGGCTTATTGTTCGTCGGAGAGCTTTGACGGGTTCGCGAACTTTTTCATCGTGCAGTCGGAGGAAGAGAAATTCCACGGGATGAAAATTTACCACTTTATCAATGCATTGGGCAAACGGGCCATTGTCAGCGGCATGGACCATCCGCAGAATGAGTACGGCTCCTTGCTGGACGCCTTCGAGCATTCCTATGAGCATGAGCAGACGGTAACCAAGCGAATCTATGAATTGTCGGATATCGCGTGGGATGAGCGGGAGCATGCGACGATCAACTTCCTCAAGTGGTTCATTGACGAGCAGGTAGAGGAAGAAGCGACCTTCGACAGCATCATTCAGAAGCTACGCCGCATTGATAATGACAGCAATGCCTTCTATATGCTCGATGCCGAGCTCGCCAAGCGCACCTTTACGCCGCCGGCCGGCGAAGCGTAA
- a CDS encoding response regulator transcription factor: MDKPKILIVEDEEKIARVLELELTYEGYEVGKALDGLEGFRLFQEQSWDLILLDVMLPGISGIELLRRIRSHDPHTMVVMLTAKDSVEDKVSGLDLGANDYVTKPFQMEELLARIRASLRMRRLSPAAEVQPEWMTVADLSLSELTHEVKRGKDRIELTPREFDLLAYLMKHGRQVLSREQLLDGVWGYDYYGDTNIVDVYIRYLRHKVDKPYETALIHTVRGVGYVLRDTR, from the coding sequence ATGGACAAGCCTAAAATATTGATCGTCGAAGATGAAGAGAAAATTGCCCGCGTGCTGGAGCTGGAGCTGACGTATGAAGGGTATGAGGTAGGCAAGGCACTGGACGGCCTGGAGGGATTCCGGCTGTTCCAGGAGCAGTCCTGGGACCTGATACTGCTGGATGTGATGCTGCCCGGCATAAGCGGAATCGAGCTGCTGCGCCGCATCCGTTCTCATGATCCGCATACGATGGTCGTGATGCTGACCGCGAAGGACTCCGTTGAAGATAAAGTATCAGGCCTTGATCTCGGGGCCAATGACTATGTGACGAAGCCGTTTCAGATGGAGGAGCTGCTGGCGCGCATTCGCGCCTCGCTGCGAATGAGACGGCTGTCCCCGGCCGCCGAGGTCCAGCCCGAATGGATGACGGTCGCCGATCTGAGCTTGAGCGAGCTGACGCATGAAGTGAAGCGCGGGAAGGACCGCATTGAACTGACGCCCCGCGAATTCGACCTGCTCGCGTATCTGATGAAGCATGGCCGGCAGGTCCTGAGCAGGGAGCAGCTCTTGGATGGAGTGTGGGGATACGACTATTACGGGGATACGAATATCGTGGATGTCTATATTCGCTACCTGCGTCACAAGGTAGACAAGCCGTATGAGACGGCGCTGATTCATACCGTGCGCGGAGTAGGCTATGTGCTGAGGGATACGAGATGA
- a CDS encoding sensor histidine kinase: MSNRNKLFNLLIKNYIFFSLTLGLIMFGLLGWLAYQLERDMYGARLANLAASEIVRPNYEEIPSQAIQSFDGWVEILNDQLQVVHVKGTKQDPMTAYTEKDLNTLLSDQKDKPYMVSLAPFTAQDGQTGYVLVKIPAQYVSQKYELKELNDAQNKIFIKIMLQTLALFIVLFSLNTYFYSRWTARKITNPLSAVAEAIKNVANGRYYKRLNMKANHEIAQIQDHFNVMAERLEKAEQEKKRLEANKQRMLVDISHDLKTPITTIQGYVEALQLGLIHDEDKKQKTLDLIQDKTQLVAALIEDVFELSKLELPDYPLTTEVSDIAECLREIAAEWYGPFEDKRFIFEYAIPAHEVNIPFNAKLVNRAISNLLHNALKYNPAGTRVSLELAERKEEIDIIIADNGSGIAEELRDKIFDAFVRGDQARRSDGGSGLGLTIAKHIVEKHRGRIHLDVLDGGLERAAGGHGTRFRIALPRK, from the coding sequence GTGAGCAACCGAAATAAGCTATTTAATCTTTTGATCAAAAATTATATTTTCTTCTCGTTGACGTTGGGGCTGATTATGTTCGGGTTGCTTGGCTGGCTGGCTTATCAATTGGAGCGCGACATGTACGGCGCGCGGCTCGCGAATCTGGCGGCAAGCGAGATTGTCCGGCCGAACTACGAGGAGATTCCATCCCAGGCGATCCAGTCGTTCGACGGCTGGGTGGAAATCTTGAATGATCAGCTGCAGGTCGTGCACGTCAAAGGTACAAAGCAGGATCCGATGACAGCCTATACGGAAAAGGATCTCAACACCCTGCTATCCGATCAAAAGGACAAACCGTACATGGTCTCGCTTGCTCCCTTTACTGCGCAGGATGGACAGACCGGCTATGTTCTTGTCAAAATTCCCGCGCAATATGTGTCCCAAAAATATGAGCTTAAGGAATTGAACGACGCTCAAAATAAGATATTTATCAAAATCATGCTGCAAACATTGGCGTTATTTATCGTATTATTCAGCCTTAACACGTATTTCTACAGCCGATGGACCGCGCGCAAAATTACGAATCCGCTAAGTGCTGTCGCAGAGGCCATCAAAAACGTGGCGAACGGCCGTTACTATAAAAGACTGAATATGAAAGCGAACCACGAGATCGCGCAAATTCAGGATCATTTTAACGTCATGGCTGAGCGGCTGGAGAAGGCCGAGCAGGAGAAGAAAAGGCTCGAGGCCAACAAGCAGCGGATGCTTGTCGATATTTCCCATGATCTGAAAACGCCGATTACCACGATTCAAGGCTACGTTGAGGCTTTACAGTTGGGGCTGATTCATGATGAAGACAAGAAGCAAAAAACGTTGGACCTGATTCAAGATAAAACACAGCTCGTGGCGGCCTTGATCGAGGATGTGTTCGAGCTGTCCAAGCTGGAGCTCCCGGACTATCCGCTTACGACCGAAGTGTCGGACATAGCCGAATGTCTGCGCGAGATCGCCGCCGAATGGTACGGTCCGTTCGAGGATAAGCGGTTCATCTTCGAATATGCCATTCCCGCGCATGAAGTGAACATCCCGTTCAACGCAAAATTGGTAAACCGGGCCATCTCCAATCTGCTGCACAATGCGCTGAAATATAATCCGGCAGGTACCCGTGTATCCCTTGAATTGGCGGAGAGGAAGGAAGAGATCGACATTATCATCGCCGATAACGGGAGCGGTATCGCGGAGGAGCTGCGGGACAAGATATTCGATGCCTTCGTCCGCGGCGATCAAGCCCGGAGAAGCGATGGCGGGAGCGGGCTCGGCTTGACGATTGCCAAGCATATCGTCGAGAAGCACCGGGGCCGGATTCACTTAGATGTGTTGGATGGCGGACTGGAGCGCGCAGCCGGCGGGCATGGCACGAGATTCCGAATTGCGCTGCCAAGAAAATAA